Proteins from a genomic interval of Salmo salar chromosome ssa14, Ssal_v3.1, whole genome shotgun sequence:
- the nyap2b gene encoding neuronal tyrosine-phosphorylated phosphoinositide-3-kinase adapter 2, translated as MMSSKEEETLRFLQYVEDSGLRAYSGLVSQNLDHARNERNRIYLQEKNDKKRKQEEAIKRTGEEVVTEGKLLRMGSMTMPPPPERMPVPPYLACGPGFAVRSQSLHSVGGGSNGGGEEEVGSPTSRKQPPPKPRRDPATKLSISSETVDHSPTLVCRGCRANPESCDAPQGCGEDCKRVPPPKPRRNPNTQLSTSFDDSYIRKHGGCKGHSPSAERERNPSPPSDESPSHHSDSDEPVYIEMGASVGGQTEAPKSEDEEPDESVYEEMKYPLLDDMDYRWDPPGCRSACPTPAPLDPEPLSRCSTPRNIPLCDIPAPFPNLLTHRPPLLVFPPSPAQCSPNSDESPLTPLDALTKLPMMDNPSAYSKSPTSSSEPPLAHLRRELTATPTLTVSGRSSAPPLPCTLYKSSASSAHGYQRSHSACPSPVSMGRCLTPLSLMRAPPFDTPIPFPGGLPRSASATPHGKGSPPQDCVAGGRLHGSMQNVSTGRSRTPTSPLDELTNLFTAGRNMMKKNTSGRKSKEPGETESKCKPNCESKRDGKERHSHSKESKRESKESKRESKERSKESSSHRRDTKDRGCSSVEPLPMKRDSRDRGCNSVEPLPMTRDSKDRGCTSIEPPPVRRDSKDRGCNNIELMPRRNSKDRSVHGVEPLLRQDSKDSPRNGVESRHDSKERLSHQNPPELLPRQDSKDRTRSEMDLRHDSKERIDQPPELLPRQNCKDSPRNGLECRRNSKDRDRASYGLESRQEGKERSYNGMELLPRQDIKESARHGLEARRDSKDRSCNGSELPPRRDSYGKSANGVDPRRDKDRVGYSSDVLPRRDSRDRGTYNFEQSKPQERNGVSGQQSSTATPTRHGRPAGSPPMMLGTGNTELKPALPKYGRSSSAPVTPSPLGTPQRQAPEAQVPQMPWMCGDSTMLEQIERKRTLCIEIRSRQRPPDRNHPDRNLCKQKNNGAKKIQPPPYPTQTTVFWDTAI; from the exons ATGATGAGCTCCAAAGAGGAAGAAACTCTGAGATTTCTCCAGTATGTTGAAGATAGCGGACTAAGAGCCTACAGCGGGCTGGTCTCTCAGAACCTGGATCACGCCAGGAATGAGAGGAACAGGATTTACCTACAGGAGAAAAACGACAAGAAGAGAAAACAGGAAGAAGCCATAAAGAG gacGGGCGAAGAGGTGGTGACTGAGGGGAAGCTCCTGCGCATGGGCTCCATGACAATGCCGCCCCCCCCGGAGCGCATGCCCGTGCCCCCCTATCTTGCTTGCGGGCCGGGCTTCGCTGTGCGCTCCCAGTCCCTACACTCGGTGGGCGGGGGCAGTAATGGCGGTGGGGAGGAGGAAGTGGGCAGCCCCACGTCCCGCAAGCAGCCCCCACCCAAACCCAGGAGGGACCCGGCTACCAAGTTGAGCATTTCCTCTGAGACAGTGGACCACAGCCCCACCTTGGTCTGTAGGGGCTGCAGGGCCAATCCGGAAAGTTGTGATG CGCCACAAGGCTGCGGCGAAGACTGCAAGAGGGTCCCTCCCCCCAAACCCAGGAGGAACCCCAACACCCAGCTGAGCACCTCCTTCGATGATTCCTACATCAGGAAGCACGGAGGCTGCAAGGGTCACTCCCCCTCTGCGGAGCGCGAGCGCAACCCCTCGCCGCCAAGCGACGAGAGCCCCAGCCACCACTCCGACTCGGATGAGCCCGTCTACATCGAGATGGGCGCCAGTGTTGGGGGGCAAACAGAGGCGCCCAAGAGTGAGGACGAGGAGCCGGACGAGTCGGTGTATGAGGAGATGAAGTACCCCCTCCTGGATGACATGGACTACCGCTGGGACCCCCCGGGATGCCGCTCCGCCTGCCCTACCCCGGCACCACTGGACCCTGAGCCCCTCAGCCGCTGCTCCACTCCGCGCAACATCCCCCTCTGCGACATTCCCGCGCCCTTCCCCAACCTGCTAACCCACCGGCCACCTCTCCTGGTGTTCCCCCCTTCACCAGCCCAGTGCTCGCCAAACTCAGACGAGTCCCCGCTCACCCCTCTGGATGCACTGACCAAACTGCCCATGATGGACAACCCCAGTGCCTACAGCAAGTCACCCACCTCCTCTTCCGAGCCCCCGTTGGCGCACCTACGCCGGGAGCTGACCGCCACGCCCACCCTGACCGTGTCAGGTCGCTCGTCGGCCCCGCCCCTGCCCTGCACCCTCTACAAGTCCTCGGCCTCCTCGGCCCACGGCTATCAGCGCAGTCACTCAGCCTGCCCCTCGCCCGTCAGCATGGGCCGCTGCCTAACTCCCCTCAGCCTGATGCGTGCGCCACCCTTCGACACCCCCATTCCCTTCCCAGGCGGGCTGCCGCGCAGCGCCTCTGCCACGCCCCACGGAAAGGGCTCACCGCCCCAGGACTGCGTTGCCGGGGGCAGGCTGCATGGGTCAATGCAGAACGTGTCGACGGGGCGCTCACGCACACCGACCAGCCCCCTGGACGAGCTGACCAACCTATTCACCGCCGGTAGGAACATGATGAAAAAGAACACCAGCGGAAGGAAGTCGAAGGAGCCCGGGGAGA CCGAGTCCAAGTGTAAGCCTAACTGCGAGTCCAAACGTGACGGCAAGGAGCGGCACAGTCACAGCAAGGAGTCCAAACGGGAGAGCAAGGAGTCCAAACGGGAGAGTAAGGAACGTAGCAAAGAGTCTTCTTCTCACAGACGCGACACCAAGGACAGGGGCTGTAGCAGCGTTGAACCCCTGCCTATGAAACGGGACAGCAGAGACCGGGGTTGTAATAGTGTGGAGCCCTTGCCTATGACAAGAGACAGTAAAGATAGGGGTTGCACTAGTATTGAGCCTCCACCTGTCCGACGGGACAGCAAAGACAGGGGCTGCAATAATATAGAATTGATGCCTAGACGCAATAGCAAAGACAGAAGTGTCCACGGCGTGGAGCCTTTACTACGGCAGGACAGTAAAGACTCTCCCCGGAATGGTGTGGAGTCCAGACATGACAGCAAAGAAAGGCTCAGCCACCAGAACCCACCGGAACTTCTACCCAGGCAAGATAGCAAAGACCGAACCAGGAGCGAAATGGATTTGAGACATGACAGCAAAGAACGAATTGATCAGCCACCAGAGCTCCTACCCAGACAAAATTGCAAAGATTCACCCAGAAATGGCCTTGAGTGCAGACGTAATAGCAAAGACCGAGACAGGGCGAGCTACGGCCTGGAGTCTAGACAAGAGGGCAAAGAACGAAGTTACAATGGAATGGAGCTCTTACCCCGACAGGACATCAAAGAGTCAGCCAGACATGGCCTTGAAGCCAGGCGTGACAGCAAGGACAGAAGCTGCAATGGCTCAGAACTGCCCCCCCGGCGGGATAGCTATGGCAAGAGTGCCAATGGGGTAGATCCTAGGCGCGACAAAGACCGGGTGGGTTACAGCTCAGATGTCTTGCCCAGGCGTGATAGCAGAGATAGGGGGACCTACAACTTTGAGCAATCAAAACCCCAAGAGAGGAACGGTGTATCAGGGCAACAATCATCGACGGCCACACCAACTCGGCATGGAAGACCTGCTGGCAGTCCGCCAATGATGTTGGGAACTGGCAATACAG AACTGAAACCAGCACTTCCGAAGTATGGACGCTCCTCCTCTGCCCCAGTTACACCCTCTCCCTTGGGGACCCCACAGAGGCAAGCACCAGAGGCACAG GTACCCCAGATGCCGTGGATGTGTGGGGACAGCACCATGCTGGAGCAGATCGAGAGGAAGCGCACCCTATGCATAGAGATCCGCTCCAGGCAGCGGCCCCCAGACAGGAACCACCCGGACAGGAACCTGTGCAAGCAGAAGAACAATGGGGCCAAAAAGATCCAGCCGCCCCCGTACCCCACACAGACCACTGTGTTCTGGGACACAGCCATCTGA